The Corynebacterium sp. SCR221107 genome includes the window CGCCCGCCCCGGTCGGCCACCAAGGCGCCGCCGTCACCGTCACCGAACACCCCGCCTGGTCTGCCTCGGCGCCGCTGGCCGGAACCGCGCTCATCGTCGCGCTCGCACTCATCGGACTGAGCGTGTGGGACATTTTCCAAGGCCTACTGCCTCTCGCCCTCGACATCGCCGTGATTATCATCGCGCTTTTCGCCTTGACCATGATCCGCGTCATCAACCCGGGTGAGACCCACGTGGCGCAATTCTTCGGCAAGTACGTGGGCACCGTCCGCCGCACCGGGCTGACGATGGTCGCACCGCTGGTGGCAACGCGTAAGAAAAGCGTGCGCGTGCGCAACTTCGAGACCAACGCCATCAAGGTCAATGACCTCAACGGCAACCCGATCAACATCGGCGCGATCATCGTCTGGCAGGTCGCCGATACCGCGAAGGCCACCTTCGCCGTCGAGGAGGTCGAGGAGTTCATTCATTCCCAGGCCGAATCCGCCCTGCGGCACGTTGCCACCACGCACCCTTACGATTCCGCCGATAGCACCACCACCCCATCCCTTTCCGGTTCGACCGACATCGTCTCCGCCGAGCTTGCCGACGAGGTCGCGGCGCGTGCCGCCATCGCTGGCGTGGAGATCGTGGAGGCCCGCATTTCGGCGCTGAGCTACGCCCCGGAAATCGCCCAGGCGATGCTGCAGCGCCAGCAGGCCACCGCCATCGTCGATGCGCGGGAAAAGATTGTGGAGGGCGCGGTGAGCATGGTCGAGTCTGCCCTGGGGCAGCTGGAGGCGCGTGAGATCGTGGAGCTTGACCCCGAACGCCGCGCCGCGATGGTGTCCAATCTGCTCGTGGTCCTGTGCTCGGACAATTCCGCCGCCCCGGTGATCAATGCAGGTAGCCTCTATTCCTAAGGTGGGATTATGGCCCCCCGTAAGAACATTCCCCTGCGGCTCGACCCGGCCATCTATGATGCCATCGCCCACGTGGCCGCCGACGAGCTACGCAGCGTGAACTCCCAAATCGAGCTCATGCTGCGCGAGCAGCTGCGCACGATGGGGCGCCTGCCCTCCAGCGCCGGCGAGCTCCCCCGCCGTGGCCGCCCCCGCAAGAATCAACCGGCCACGGACAACCCCGACCTGCCCCAGAACGCATAGCCAGTCTCACACCGCCCCGGCGCACCAATGGTTCTTGTGCTTCTGCCCTTGCTTGCCGACGTCAGCCGCGCCGGGACCAAGAGAAATGCTGAAAGCCGTGAGGAGTGCTGCCGCAAAGGGGCGGGGTGCTGCCCGCATCTTTAGACAAGGCCCCGTAGACAGTGCGCCATGTCTACGGGGCCTTTAAAGCTATATGCGCTGGTAAAACCAGGTTTACTAGCTCACACGCTCCGGCTTGACCATCGGGAAGAGAACAGTCTCACGAATACCCAATCCGGTCAGCGCCATCAGCAGGCGGTCGATACCCATGCCGCACCCGGCCGTCGGCGGCATGCCCTGCTCCATCGCGGCGAGGAAGTCCTCGTCCAAGACCATCGCCTCATCGTCGCCAGCGGCAGCAAGCCGGGCCTGGTCCTCGAAGCGCTCGCGCTGAATGATCGGGTCCACCAGCTCGGAATAGCCGGTGGCCAGCTCGAAGCCGCGCACGTAGAGGTCCCACTTCTCCGTGACCCCCGGCTGGCTGCGGTGCTGGCGTGTCAAAGGAGAGGTCTCCACGGGGAAGTTCTTCACGAAGATCGGGCCGTAGAGCTGGTCCTCGCACAAAAGCTCCCAGATCTCCTCGACCAGCTTGCCGTGGCCCCAGCCACCCTTCTCGGGCACGTCCAGGCCGATGACCTTCGCGATCTCCTTGAGCTCCTCGACGGTGGAGTCAATGGTGACCTCCGGCTGCCCCGGGAACTTCCGCGCCAGAGCCTCGTTGAGCGAAGGATACATCTCGATCTCCTTCCACTGACCGCCGAGATCGTACTCGGTGCCGTCGGCAAGCGTGACGGTGGTGGAACCGAAGACCTCCATGGCCACGGACTGGATGAGGTTCTTGATGGTGCGCGCGCCGTCCTCGTAGGTGCCCCAGGCCTGGTAAGTCTCCAGCATCGCGAACTCCGGGGAGTGCGAGGAGTCCACGCCCTCGTTGCGGAAATTGCGGTTAACCTCAAAGACCCGCTCGATGCCGCCGACCACGCAGCGCTTGAGGTACAGCTCCGGGGCGATGCGCAGGTAGAGGTCGATGTCGAGGGCGTTGGAGTGGGTGATAAAAGGCCGGGCCGCAGCGCCGCCGTGCAGGGTCTGCAGCATTGGGGTCTCCACCTCGAGGAAGCCCTCGCCCTCTAGGAAGTTGCGCAGCGCGCGCATGACCTTGATGCGGGTCAGCGCATTCGTGCGGGCCTGCTCGCGCATGATGAGGTCGGTGTAGCGGTGACGCACCCGCGAATCCTCACTCATCTCGGCGAAGGCAACCGGCAGCGGCCGGATCGCCTTGGAGGCCATGTGCCAGGTCTTGGCCATAATCGACAGCTCGCCGCGACGCGAGGAGACCACACGCCCGCGGATGGAGACGATGTCACCCAAGTCCACGTCGGCCTTCCACGCCGCCAGCTTCTCCTCGCCGACCTCGGCCAGCGACAGCATGGCCTGAATCTGGGTGCCGTTGCCCTCCTGGAGCGCCGCGAAGCACAGCTTGCCGGTATTGCGGATAAACAGCACGCGCCCGGCGATGGCGACCTCGACGTCGGTCTCCTCGCCGGGAGTCAGGTAGGTAACGCCCTCAGCGGGCTCGGCCGGGGCCTCATCAACGGCCACGAACTTCTGACGCAAGTCGGTGATGCTGACGGTGCGGTCGACGATCACCGGGTAGGCCTCGGCGCCGGAATCGATCAGGCGCTGGCGCTTCTCACGTCGGATGCGCAGCTGCTCAGGGACATCATTTGCTGGGGTGTTTTTTGCGTCAGTCACGCCTTCAAAGGGTAGTCGATGGCGGGCTTTTTGGTACAACTGCCCCTTTTTTGCTTGCCGACGCCCAACCGGTCACTTTCCACCCCGCGAAAACTACACACCCATTAGACTGGCTTTCATGACTGCCACCAGCGAGAATTCGCCCCTAGTCCTCGTGTGCGGCGAGGGCCTTTTCGACCTTGTCCCTTCCACTACCGCCCCGCTTTCGCCCCTGGTACCGGCAATGGGAGGTGGCCCGTTCAACGCCGCCATCGCGGCCTCTAGACAAGGCGCCCCTGTCCAGTTCCTTTCCCGGTTGTCCACGGATACCTTCGGCCAGGCGCTGGTTTCACGCTTGGAGTCCGAGGGGGTGGACGTATCCCTCGTCCAGCGCGGGCCCGAGCCGACCACCTTGGCGCTGACCTCGATCGGTGAGGACGGTTCGGCGCGCTACACCTTTTATATTGAGGGCACGGCGGACAGGATGGTTGAGCCGCCGGCCACCGTCGCCGCCGATCTCGCCTGCTTCGGCACGGTTTCCCTGGCCTTGGAGCCCGGCGCGTCACGGTACGCGGACCTGCTGCGAACCCTGTCACAGCAGGGCACGTTTGTCACGTTGGACCCCAATATCCGCCCGTTCTACGCCCACGACGCACACAAGGCCTTCTTGGAGTCACTGTATCCTTTCGTGGATCTGCTCAAGCTTTCCGACGAGGAGGAGGAGTTCCTGGGCTCACCTTCTGCGCCCATTAAGGTGATCACTCGCGGTGGCGACGGAGTCTCCATTGTCCTCGGCGGCACCACGACCATCGACGTGCCCGGCCGGCAGATCACGGTGGCGGACACGATCGGCGCCGGGGATACGATCATGGGCTCGTTGCTCTCCCAGATCTCGGCCCGCGTCGGCGCGCGGGGCGGCGCTGTGCGCGAGGCCGTGGCCTCCTTTAGCACCGAGGACTGGGCGGAGATCGGCGCTTGGGCGGTCACCGCCGCGGCCATTACCTGTTCACGCACCGGTGCCCAGCCGCCGACCGCGGCCGAGGTGGAGGCCTTCTAGGCCAGAATCTTCGCCACCTCGCTCAATACCTTCTCGCCCACCATCTCCGGGTGGGCGACCGGGTAGCTGTGGGTGCGAAGCCGGGCGGTAAATTCCTCCCAGGCTGTCGCACGCAGGCGGGCATCACGATCGTCGGCTGCCGCGGTGAAATGCCACGTCACCCCCTCGTAGCGGGAGGTGCAATGCGCGCGCATGAGCGTGGCGTTATGCACGATCATGTCTTTGACCGCCTGCAGTTGACGCGCGCTGAGCTGGGTGACCACGTCCTTGAGCGCGGCCACGCCGCGCCAGAGTTGCTTGTCCTCGGGCTCCGGCAGCTGCTTCCAGACCTCGGCCGGGTATGCGTCGAGAAGCACGAGGCTGCGCACCGCGCCACGCTGGGCTGCGATCTCGTGGGCTACGACCCCGCCGACCGACCAGCCCACGAGGTCAATCTCGCCCGCGCATTGTTCGTCGATAGCCTCGCGTGCTAGGCGGGCGGCCTGCTTGATGGACTCGGCCTTCGCCGCGGGTTCTTGCAGCCCCGGCGCCTGGATGCCATACACCGCCCGCCCGGGGTGCAACTTGGGCACCAGCCGGGAAAATGACGAGCTCAGCCCGCCTGCAGGATAGATGCAGAACACGGGCGGTCGGTGTGAGTCGCGCCCGGGCGATAGGCAGATGAGCTGCGCGAACCCATCCTGTGCGACGCCCGTAGCGGCGAGAGTGGCTAGGCCAGCCGCGGTGGGGCTGGCAAAGACATCCGCCACGCCTACCCCGAGCCCAGCCTTTTTCAGCTTGGCGGCCAGCTGCACCGCCAACAGCGAGTTACCGCCGAGTGTGAAGAAGTTAGCCTCCGGATCCTCGACCGTCGCGCCGAGGACGTGCTCGAAGGCACCCAGCACCGCGCGTTCTTGGTCGGTGGCCGTGCGCGCTCGCCGGTGTGTGTGCAGGTCGGCGACCGTAGGCGTCGGCAAGCGTGCGCTATCGAGTTTGCCGTTGACGGTGACGGGCAAGGAATCGATTGCCATAAAGGCGCTGGGCACCATGTATTCCGGCAGAAGGGTGCGCGCATGCGCCTGCATCCTGGCCACGAGATCTGGGGCTGGCTCCTGGGTGACCAGGTAGGCTACCACCGCCGAGCGTGCCGACGAGGCGGGCTACCATCGCGATGATGTGCCCGAACTCGTCGTGGCCACGCCCGCGCTGCCGCATCTGCCGGGTGAGCACGACGCTGGCCTGAATTGGGGTCTCGTCGGCGCCGGGTGCAATCAGCGGCTGGGGCGCCGGTGCCGAGGGATTGTTGTGCCACCACGTCTGCGCGGCGCGAAGGTCCGGCACCTCGGGGCGGGAGTACAGGTAGTCCCATTCCAGCGGTAGCGGGGGCAGGGTGCGTGCGGTCGCCTCCGCGCTGTAGCAGGCCGCCACCCAGCTGAGAAGGGCGTGGAAGGCGAAGCCGTCACCGGTGATGTGATGGAACCGCGCCAGCCAGTACTGCCTGCCCTCATCGTCGGTGATCAGCCAGTGCTCGGTCAGTGCCACTGACTCGAGTACCTCAAAGCGAGCCGCTGCGAGTGTGCGCTGGGCGAACTCGAGGACCTGGGCCCGGGTGCCAGACACATGCTGTCGCTGCACCACGATGGGTGCCGGGTGGGCGGTGGCATAATCCGGTGCGTGGTAGCGCAACTGGAACACGAGCACCTGTTGCAGGCAGGAGGCGATGACGGATTCGAGCAGGTCAAAATCGACGCCGCCTGCAACGTTGGTCGAGTGATCAAATTCGAGTAGTTCCGCGCACTGGTAGGCCGCGGAGTGCGGGTTTAGTTGCTGGGCGATCCACAGTGCCTGCTGCCCTTTGTGCAGGTAATACTTGCGTCGGGATCGCCGTAATGGGCAGGTCCCTCTCATAGTCGGTGCCTTCCTCATTCTGCGTTCACATTCTTCAGGCGATAAAGAAACTCGGAAGTGACAGAAGAAGTCGAAGTGTTGGCAAATGATGCATCTTTCGATGTCAGTGAGCAAATCATTTTTTGGGACAAGCTGAAGTACACCAAAGGCGTTGGAACTCAGCTAGAGAGATATGAAGAGGAAATCGATAATATTTGCTGTCGACTCGAAAATGTACGAAAGGAAATATCTGTTGCTGAAACTTCCCAACATCGTTCGGAAGGAGTACTAGCTGCTGATTCCCTGCTGGCGACTGTACGCTCACTCCTCTGATTTGGAATAGCATGAGCGTCCGTGAGGAATATAGCTGGAAAACATCCATGCATTTGGCAACCCGATCAGCTGCTCTGCTCCTGCTTGGAGCTTCTGTAAGTGAAGGCTAGATAATCCAAAGTCGGCCGTAGGCCTCCATTTTTCTGTTCTTGTTTCCAGCTGTGTATCCCATCTTCTTCCAGAAATGATGAGTGCTCTCTGGTGATCTTTCATCTACAAATGCCAGAGACAAGGTAGCTCCCGCAGCTTCAAATTCTTCTTCGGCATACTCCACCAGTCTTCGCCCTATTCCTCTGTGTTGATATTGGGGAAGGACGGCAACTTCAAGAATGGTTTTGGGTATACCTACCGTTCGAATACTGCTTCGGGATCGTCCATTGCCTCGATTACCCCAGTTAGGTTGCCGAGGTCAGCCAAGGGCGAGATTTGTGCCACTTGAACGATGCCTGTAACCACTGCCTGCATCGCCGCAACATCACCTCTCGGGGTGAGTATGACTAAGAAACTATTCGCTAGCGGGGTAGCTAAGGCCATCCCCGTCGCCGGTGCAGTTTTCTCGGGAGGCCTCACGCTGGGGACATTCCTTCCGATGTCCAAGCGTCTGCAAAAGCATTTATCCAGCCTGGAGTTGACCAAGCCGGGGCACCGGTCCGAAGTGAACTGCTCCCCGGAAGTTGGACCGAGAAATCAGACACCAACACCTGGGGAGCAATTCACATGCGAGGTGGGGATTAGTGATGTGACGTGATACCAGGGTGCCTGCTCTGATTCAGGGATTATCTCGGCGTGGATGTCGACGCTTCTTCGAGCTGTAAAGGGCGAGAGCAGCATTATACTGGTCGATCCAAAACTGCTCTTTCTTCTCGGGGGAGGCATCACGAGGTAGTAAGCCCATGCTGGTCGCCAAGTTGTAAAAACCGCTGCCCGGCTTGTTTTCGTTGAGGTACATCACCAACGATGAGAGCATGACCTTCTGTTCTGGGTGCTCGTTATAGGTTTGTTCCACCACATAGCCGAGCAGGTCACCCATGGCGTTTCTCCCCTCGGGGGATGAGAAATCAAAACCTGGCTGGCCCGTGCTTGCACTGATCTCCCGATTGAGATCGGTGTAGTTGGAGCTGCGCCCCAGGCGTGCGGTTCGCTTCAAGGATGTGACCGCTGCAGAGACAAGCTCCTGCCACTGCTCCGGATCGCGTCCATGGATACTCGTCATAATTGACAGGCCTTTCGTTATTGCCGAGCAACGATGCCAGTAAAGATACTCTGACCTAGCTAATTCTAGAGGGTGCTGTTGCAAAGTTGGGGCAGTAGGAAGAGCGACGTGAAATAACCACAGCCATGGGTACCTTCTCCGGTCGTCATTTCCCCCGTGACATCATTCTGTGGGCAGTGCGGTGGTACTGCCGCTACGGGGTGAGCTACCGCAATCTGGAGGAAATGATGACTTCAGCAGGGCGTGCCGGTCGATCACACCACGATTCTCACCGCTGGGTCCAGAAATACGCCCCTGAGCTGGACAAGCACACTCGGTGGTACCGGCAGGTACCTGACTGGCAGACCAGTTCCTGGCGGGTGGATGAGACCTATATCCGGGTACGGTGTCATCGGTAATCGGTGGTGACGTCGCTGACCCCGAGGAGTTCCATGTCCTCCTGGGCTCTCACCGCGTCGGCTACACGTTTACCGATGACACCGTACCCGTTTACTGCAACCTTGATTTTATTCGGCATGCTGATTGTCCTTCCCGGAAATCCTGGTTTGGCCCGATGGTCGTATGGTCGTGTTTCTCATCTGGGGTGGTCGGGGAATGTCCTTGTTCAGAGCTCATTGAGCATCTGCTCCATCTCGGCAATCTCGGCCTCCTGATCTTCAATGACCTGCTCAGCCAGAGCGATGGCCTGCGGGTTCTGGCCATCAGTGACCTCATCGCGGGCCATATCGACCGCGCCCTCATGGTGGGCGGTCATCTGCTCAAGGTAGAGCCGGGCAGCCTCGGTGCCCTGGGCGTCCTCGAGGGCTGTCATGTCCTCCTCGCTCATCATTCCACTCATCCCGCCATGGTCCATCTCACCCATATCACCGGTGACCGGATCTTCTTCCCAGGTCTCGAGCATGGTATTCATCCGGTCGATCTCCGGGCCCTGGGCATCGATAACACCCTGGGCGAACTCGATGACCTCGGCCGGGATATCGTCCTTGGCCAGGAGGATTTCACTCATCTCCACGGCCTGTTGGTGATGCGGGATCATCATCTGCGCGAACATGATGTCCGCGTCATTGTGCTCGGTGGAGACCTCTCCGGCCGCCCCCGTCTCTGTCTCAGGATCCGTGGTGGCCCCGGTCGTTTCGGTGGTGTCGGGGGCGGACGTAGTGGCGATGGTCGTGGTGTCGGTGTTTTCTCCCTCAGTGTTATCTGCGCAGGCGGACAAAACCAGGGTGGAGGTCAAGGCGAGAGCGGCGATGGTGATGGTGCGCTTCATGGGGGTTCCCTTTCGGAGGTTGTGTATGGGGGGAGTCGATGAAGGATTGAAAGTCAGCGGACGGGGGCTGCAGAGCTCACAGCAGCCTTCTCCTCCTTCCCGTCGGTCGGAGCCAGGTGAGCCGAGTCCAGGTCGATCCGGCGTAGCAGCTGGGCGTTGAGGGCGACGATGATCGTGGACAGGGACATCAAGATGGCGGCGGCCGCCGGGGGAAGCAGCACACCGCTGGGGGCGAGCACACCGGCGGCCAGGGGAACGGCCACGATGTTGTACCCGGTCGCCCAGACCAGGTTCTGGACCATCTTGCGGTAGCTGGCATGGGAGAGCTCGATCATCGACAGCACGGCCCGGGGATCATCACTGGCCAGGACCACCCCGGCGGACTCCATCGCCACATCTGTACCCGCGCCAATCGCAATACCGACCTCGGCTCGGGCCAGGGCCGGGGCGTCATTGACACCGTCGCCGACCATGGCCACGCTCAGACCGCGCTCCTGCAGCTGGGTGACCTTGGTGTCCTTGTCCTGCGGCAGAACCTCGGCGAAGACCTCATCGATCCCCAGATCCTTGCCCACTGCCTGGGCGACCTGGGTGGCGTCACCGGTGATCATCGCTACCTTCACCCCGCGGGCCTGCAGGGCGCGCACCGCCGCGCGGGATTCGGGGCGGATCTTGTCCTCGACGGCCACGGCACCGATGATCTCACCGTCGCGGACGACGTGGAGCACTCCGGCGCCTCGCTGCGCCCAGGAACCGGTGATGTCGGTGAGCTCACCCGGGATGGTCAGACTGAATTCGCGCAACATGTTCGGCCCACCCACGAGGATTTGGGTGCCATCGACAGTGGCCCGGATCCCGCGGCCGGAGGCGGCGGTGAAACCGGTTGCGCGCAGTGGGCGGCGTGAGGCCTCCGGGTGTGCGGCCGCGGCAGCCACGATCGCCCGGGCCACGGGATGCTCACTATCGGCCTCAGCGGCGGCGGCCAGGGCCAGCAGCTCACCCTCGGCGATACCCGTGGCCGGAGCCACGCCGGTGACGGCGTGTGCGCCTTCGGTCAGGGTGCCGGTCTTGTCGAAGAGCACGACGTCGATGGTGCGCATGTGCTCGAGTGCCATGCGGTCCTTGATGAGCACCCCGGATTTCGCGGCGCGCTCGGAGGAGATCGCGATGACCAGCGGGATGGCCAGGCCCAGGGCGTGCGGGCAGGCGATGATCAGCACGGTCACGGCGCGGACTACCGCATCGTCGGGGCTGCCGATGATGGTCCAGACCACGGCGGTGATCAGGGCCGCGATCAGGGCGAACCAGAACAGGAAGGCTGCGGCTCGATCGGCCAGGGCCTGGGCCCGGGAGGAGGAGGCCTGGGCATCGGCGACCATGCGCTGGATGCCTGCCAGGGCGGTGTCCCCACCGGTGGCCTCCACCCGGATACGGACGGTGTTGTCGGTGGCCACGGTGCCGGCCACCACGCGCTCACCGGTATCCCGGTAGACGGGTCGGGATTCACCGGTGATCATGGACTCATCGAATTCGGCCGCTCCGTCGATGATGGTCCCGTCGGCCGGGACGCGGGCACCGGCTCGGACCAGCACGACATCGTCGACGGCCAGCTCTGAGATCGCTACGGTGCGGGTGGTCCCGTCGACGACCTTCTCGGCCTCATCGGGCAGGAGCGCTGCCAGCGCGTCAAGCGCGGAGGAGGCTGCACCAAGAGCGCGCATCTCCAGCCAGTGGCCCAACAGCATGATGGTCACCAGCAGGGCCAGTTCCCACCAGAAATCTAGGTGGAACCCGCCCAGCCCCAGGGTGGTGACCCAGGAGGCGATAAACGCCACGGTGATCGCCATGGCGATCAGGAGCATCATGCCCGGTTGGCGGGATTTCAGCTCGGTCATTGCGCCCTTGAGGAAGGGGGTGCCGCCGTAGAGGAAGATGATCGTGCCCAGGACCGGAGGAATCCAGTAGGCTCCCGGAATCTCCGGAATATTATATCCCAGCAGGTCGGCGAACATCGGGCTGAAGAACACCACCGGAACCGACAGGATCAGCGACCACCAGAAGCGGTCCCGGAACATCGCGGCGCTGTGGCCGGCGTGTTCACCGTGACTGTGGACCTGGTGTTCTTCATCGACAGCGGAATGCGGATGATCGTGCGGCAGGGCATGGCCGTGGGTGGCGGCATCCGCATGGTGCTCGTGACCGGCATGATCCGGGTGGTGGGTGTGGTCTGTTTCCGGAGCGGGGTGATCACCGTGGTGGTGGGTGTGGTCTGTTTCCGGAGTGGGGTGATCACCGTGGTGGTGGGGAGTGCTCATGAGGTTCCTTTCGCTCAACCCGGTCGGGGTCGAGATGATGGGTGAATCGATCAGGACAAGACGGTGTAGCCGGTCTCTTCAATTGCCCGGTGGACGGTTTCCAGGGGCACGGAACCCGTGACCGTGACGATGGAGACCCCACCGGCGATGAGGTCGACCTGGACGTCGTCGACCTGGGGCAGAGCGCTCACCGCCTCGGTGACGTTGCCGGCGCAGTGTTCGCAGGTCATGCCTGTGACCTGGTAGGTGGTGGGACCTTCAGGTGTTGCGTCGGTTGCCGCGGCCACGGCCGGGGCGGAGACGGTCGCGGACGGTGTAGAGGACGCGCAGCATCCACAACCGTCGGAGGCCAGCGGCAGCAAGGAGGAAGTCGGGGTGGTCATCGGATCGCTCCTGTGGGATCGGGGGATCAGGCGGGGTTTCCCCTCCCATCGTATACCCCCATGGGGTATTGTCAAGGGGTTGATACGGATCGCTGCCGAGGTCATCAGAATTATTGTCCCCGGGGAGTGGGGTCACTGAGCATCAGGGACACGTTTTCCTGGTGCAGGGGAAGACGGATGGTGAAGACCGATCCGGCACCGGGGCCAGGAGAGGTGGCGGTGAGAGTGCCGCCGTGGGCCTCGATCAATGCCTTGGAGATGGTCAGACCGATACCGGCCCCGCCGTTGTCCCGGCTGCGGGCGGCATCCCCCCCGGTAGAAGCGTTCGAAGATGTGTCCGAGCTGGCCAGGTGGGATGCCCTCGCCGTCATCGGCGACGTGGATGAGCGCGGTGGACGCTCCCTGTCGGTGGACGCTGATCCGGACCTGCCCGCCGGCCGGGGTGTGCCGTAGCGCGTTCGACAGGAGATTGCTCATCACCTGGCCGAAGCGTTGCCGGTCCACGAGCACCCGGGCGGTGTCCGTAATGGTCTCGACCTGTAAATCGACGCCTTTATCAGCATAAGCTTCCCCCGCGGCAGCAGCGGCGGTATGGAGCAGATCCCCGAGCCCTTCCTCCGCCAGGTCCAAATCGATCCGGTGTTCCTGGGCCCGGGAGACATCGTCGATGTCTTCCATCAACCGGGTCAGGCGGGTGAGTTGGTCAGCCATGATCGTGTGGGTGGCATTATTCCAGTCCACGACCCCGTCCTGGAGACCATCGAGGTAGACCGTGAGCACCGATAAGGGGGTGCCCATTTCGTGGGCCAGATCAGAGAGCATCTGGCGGCGGACCTGTTCGGGGTGTTCCAGCCGGTCGGCCATGGTGTTGAAGGCATGCGCCAGGGTGGTGACCTCGGGGCCTGCTTCTCCGGCGGGCACGCGGATACGGTAGTTGCCGGCCGTCAGGCTGGTAGCGGCGCGGGTGAGATCCTGCAGGGGGGTGCGCAGGCGACGCGATAACCACAGGCTGGCCAGCAGGGCGCTGATCAAGGCGGTGGGCAGGGCGACGGCCAGGGTGATCAGGTTGGCGTCCCGGTAGGCCTGCTCGGCATGGAACAGCTCCAGCGAGGGGTCCTCCCGGCCGGTCATCAACATATGATCATGGAACAGGGTCGGGCCCACCATCGTGGCCACGGCCGCGGCCACCAGCAGGCTAATCACCACGACCAACACCTGGGCGGCCAGGAAGCGGAAGGTCAGGCCGGGTCTGTGATTCATGGCTGCCCCACCCGGTAGCCCACGCCACGCACGGTGTCGATAAACCCCCGGCCCCGGGTGTCGGTGCCGAGCTTGCGACGCAAGTTGCCGATGTGGACATCGACGATGCGTTCATCACCGACCCAGTTGGTGTCCCAGACCTCGGTGACCAGGTCGTGGCGGGTCAGCACCTGGCCGGGGCGCAGGGCCAGGGCAACCAGCAGCTCGAACTCCGTGCGGGTGAGCTCCACGGTCGTCTCCCCCACCCGCACCTGATGGGCGACGGGGTCAAGGATGAGGTCACCAACAATCAAGGGG containing:
- a CDS encoding copper-translocating P-type ATPase encodes the protein MSTPHHHGDHPTPETDHTHHHGDHPAPETDHTHHPDHAGHEHHADAATHGHALPHDHPHSAVDEEHQVHSHGEHAGHSAAMFRDRFWWSLILSVPVVFFSPMFADLLGYNIPEIPGAYWIPPVLGTIIFLYGGTPFLKGAMTELKSRQPGMMLLIAMAITVAFIASWVTTLGLGGFHLDFWWELALLVTIMLLGHWLEMRALGAASSALDALAALLPDEAEKVVDGTTRTVAISELAVDDVVLVRAGARVPADGTIIDGAAEFDESMITGESRPVYRDTGERVVAGTVATDNTVRIRVEATGGDTALAGIQRMVADAQASSSRAQALADRAAAFLFWFALIAALITAVVWTIIGSPDDAVVRAVTVLIIACPHALGLAIPLVIAISSERAAKSGVLIKDRMALEHMRTIDVVLFDKTGTLTEGAHAVTGVAPATGIAEGELLALAAAAEADSEHPVARAIVAAAAAHPEASRRPLRATGFTAASGRGIRATVDGTQILVGGPNMLREFSLTIPGELTDITGSWAQRGAGVLHVVRDGEIIGAVAVEDKIRPESRAAVRALQARGVKVAMITGDATQVAQAVGKDLGIDEVFAEVLPQDKDTKVTQLQERGLSVAMVGDGVNDAPALARAEVGIAIGAGTDVAMESAGVVLASDDPRAVLSMIELSHASYRKMVQNLVWATGYNIVAVPLAAGVLAPSGVLLPPAAAAILMSLSTIIVALNAQLLRRIDLDSAHLAPTDGKEEKAAVSSAAPVR
- a CDS encoding heavy-metal-associated domain-containing protein, with the protein product MTTPTSSLLPLASDGCGCCASSTPSATVSAPAVAAATDATPEGPTTYQVTGMTCEHCAGNVTEAVSALPQVDDVQVDLIAGGVSIVTVTGSVPLETVHRAIEETGYTVLS